One window of Petrotoga sibirica DSM 13575 genomic DNA carries:
- a CDS encoding EscU/YscU/HrcU family type III secretion system export apparatus switch protein, with amino-acid sequence MSNSKKAVALRYKQGTDQAPKVVAKGVDSIARRIIEIAEEENIPIVKSEKAVEEFYGLDLDEEIPPEMYELAAEIIAFVYKMDKEFS; translated from the coding sequence ATGTCTAATTCAAAAAAAGCGGTAGCTTTACGGTATAAACAAGGAACAGATCAAGCACCTAAAGTCGTTGCTAAAGGTGTTGATTCAATAGCCAGAAGAATTATAGAAATAGCTGAAGAGGAAAACATACCAATAGTCAAAAGCGAAAAAGCTGTCGAAGAGTTTTATGGTTTGGATTTGGATGAAGAAATTCCTCCTGAAATGTATGAATTAGCTGCTGAAATAATAGCTTTTGTCTATAAGATGGATAAAGAGTTCAGTTAG
- the ltaE gene encoding low-specificity L-threonine aldolase, which translates to MRYIDIRSDTVTQPTQEMREAMFKAEVGDDVYDEDPTMKKLEKYAAEVVGKEDALFVPSGTFGNQLSIFTHCERGNEVILDDSSHIVVHEVGAASVIGGVQLRTINSDKGVMSPQDIKKRIRKGEDDLHFPSTGLICLENAHSNGRVVPLENMKEISEIARENGIPVHLDGARVFNAATYLNVDPKEITQYCDSVMFCLSKGLCAPVGSLVAGSKDFIQKAKKKRKLMGGGLRQAGFLAAAGLIALEKMRFRLKEDHENARYLGEKLSEIPEISVNLDDIHINMVFFIINKNINFVEMVSFFLEKGIKINPPENGEFRFVTNYWVSKKDVDYIVETMKEYLKK; encoded by the coding sequence GTGAGATACATAGATATCAGAAGTGATACCGTTACGCAACCTACTCAAGAGATGAGAGAAGCGATGTTTAAGGCAGAAGTTGGGGATGATGTTTACGATGAAGATCCAACGATGAAAAAATTAGAAAAATATGCGGCAGAAGTAGTAGGAAAAGAAGATGCACTTTTTGTTCCTAGTGGAACTTTTGGTAACCAACTTTCCATCTTTACACATTGTGAAAGAGGAAATGAAGTTATCCTTGATGATAGTTCACACATAGTTGTTCACGAAGTTGGTGCGGCTTCAGTAATCGGTGGCGTACAATTGAGGACTATAAATAGTGATAAGGGAGTTATGTCACCTCAAGATATTAAAAAAAGAATAAGAAAGGGAGAAGATGATCTTCATTTTCCTTCTACTGGGTTGATATGCCTAGAGAATGCTCATTCCAATGGAAGGGTTGTGCCGCTTGAAAATATGAAAGAAATATCTGAGATAGCGCGCGAGAATGGAATTCCAGTTCATTTAGATGGAGCTAGAGTGTTCAACGCTGCAACCTACTTGAATGTGGATCCCAAGGAGATAACTCAATATTGTGATTCAGTCATGTTTTGCCTTTCAAAGGGTTTATGTGCCCCTGTAGGTTCTCTCGTGGCTGGAAGTAAAGATTTCATCCAAAAGGCCAAAAAGAAACGCAAATTGATGGGTGGAGGTTTAAGGCAAGCAGGATTTTTAGCTGCAGCAGGGTTAATTGCCCTTGAGAAGATGAGATTCAGATTGAAAGAGGATCATGAAAACGCAAGATATCTTGGAGAAAAACTGAGCGAAATCCCTGAAATTTCCGTGAACTTAGACGATATTCACATAAATATGGTTTTTTTCATAATAAATAAAAATATAAATTTTGTAGAAATGGTATCGTTTTTTTTAGAAAAAGGTATCAAAATAAATCCACCAGAAAATGGTGAATTCAGATTTGTTACTAATTATTGGGTAAGTAAAAAAGATGTGGATTACATTGTTGAAACAATGAAAGAATATTTAAAGAAGTGA
- a CDS encoding DMT family transporter: MIRAFLWLLLATLIWGTTFPLHKLVLTDLQTLPYLFIRFGIAAVLSFLIWKKHSFKYGATLGIILGLAHALQTYGINFTDASKSGFITSLYIPFTPIISYLIEKEKPNFIQWLCFPLSLLGSYMLFGGISGFNFGDFLTFLGAVLFAVHIVLITKFSKVVEETSLLAYQFLFAAIINVSISFNSSWKLGVPIWVTAIYTAIAATIVVNFLQARYQKVIGSNSTVLIFIGEPIFASLFSFIFLGERFSGLQMIGASIMVGVIILTTFSYRVNKYLKKKLDLKEL; encoded by the coding sequence TTGATTAGAGCATTTTTATGGCTTTTGTTAGCCACTTTAATATGGGGTACTACTTTTCCGCTTCACAAGTTGGTGCTGACGGATCTTCAAACTTTGCCTTATTTGTTTATCAGGTTTGGTATTGCTGCAGTCTTGTCTTTTCTTATTTGGAAAAAACATTCTTTCAAGTACGGAGCAACCTTAGGTATAATTTTAGGACTAGCACATGCCTTGCAAACTTATGGGATCAATTTTACAGATGCTTCAAAAAGTGGATTTATTACCTCTTTATATATTCCTTTTACCCCTATAATTTCTTATTTAATTGAAAAAGAAAAACCTAACTTCATTCAGTGGTTATGTTTTCCTTTGTCTTTGTTAGGTTCTTACATGCTTTTTGGAGGTATTTCAGGGTTTAATTTTGGAGATTTCTTAACGTTTTTGGGTGCCGTTTTGTTTGCAGTTCATATTGTTTTAATAACGAAATTTTCAAAAGTTGTTGAAGAAACTTCGCTTTTAGCTTATCAGTTTTTATTTGCTGCTATAATTAATGTGTCAATTTCATTCAATTCTAGTTGGAAGTTAGGCGTTCCAATTTGGGTAACCGCTATATACACTGCGATAGCTGCGACCATAGTTGTAAATTTTCTGCAAGCTAGATATCAAAAGGTAATTGGTTCAAATTCAACTGTTCTTATATTCATTGGAGAACCAATATTTGCTTCGTTATTTTCATTTATTTTTTTGGGAGAGAGATTTTCTGGATTGCAGATGATTGGGGCTTCAATTATGGTTGGAGTAATAATTTTGACTACTTTTTCATACAGAGTTAATAAATATTTGAAGAAGAAATTAGATTTGAAAGAGCTTTAA
- a CDS encoding ribonuclease H-like YkuK family protein produces the protein MTKFIKLFLEDKSYKVWVGTDSHARDGHVTFVTAIVIYKVGNGATYFYYVTHERRSYDMYSRLIKEAEFSLNTAEFIENNLNLVKPEIHLDIGLNGRSKEVLNVITGYVKGLGYNYKIKPESFAATNIAHLYTK, from the coding sequence TTGACTAAATTCATTAAATTATTTTTAGAAGACAAAAGTTACAAAGTGTGGGTAGGAACCGATAGCCATGCAAGAGATGGACACGTAACTTTTGTAACAGCTATAGTAATTTACAAAGTAGGCAATGGGGCTACTTATTTTTATTATGTCACTCACGAACGTAGATCATACGATATGTACTCAAGATTAATAAAAGAGGCAGAATTTAGTTTAAATACAGCTGAATTTATCGAAAATAACTTAAATTTAGTAAAGCCAGAAATACACCTTGATATAGGATTAAACGGTAGATCAAAAGAAGTTCTTAACGTTATTACAGGGTACGTAAAAGGTTTAGGATATAATTATAAAATAAAACCAGAATCATTTGCAGCTACTAATATTGCGCATTTATATACCAAGTGA
- a CDS encoding anaerobic sulfatase maturase, which translates to MRSVSLLIKPVSSNCNMKCSYCFYNDIANKRKKVSYGKMNEETLENLVKKAIASSELSCSFAFQGGEPTLAGLGFYEKFLEFVNKYNENNIKTYFSIQTNGLLIDEKWAGFFKKNNFLVGLSLDGDKKTHDLFRIDKEGKGTHNKVMQTVNLFDKYHVDYNILTVVTSQLAKHPQRVYNFYKRKNFGFVQFIPAIEPYEEYNISNPYSLNPKTYAYFLKVLFDSWERDLIKGKYISIRLFDNLVRMIGGYPPQACEMNGMCSIQNVIEADGSVYPCDFYVFEKYKLGNINQMKSMEGILKNETAKKFIASSLELPDECKNCEWFSLCRNGCKRYRYDGKKYYFCDVYKEFFEYSYERLKKISENTEIFSLGI; encoded by the coding sequence TTGCGCTCTGTTAGTCTGCTTATAAAACCTGTATCCAGTAATTGTAATATGAAATGTTCTTATTGCTTTTACAACGATATTGCAAATAAAAGAAAAAAAGTTTCTTATGGTAAGATGAATGAAGAAACTTTAGAAAACCTTGTGAAAAAAGCAATAGCTTCTTCAGAATTAAGTTGCTCTTTTGCTTTTCAAGGAGGGGAACCTACTCTAGCTGGGTTGGGATTTTATGAGAAATTTTTGGAATTTGTTAATAAATACAATGAAAATAATATTAAAACATATTTTTCTATTCAAACAAACGGTCTTTTAATCGATGAAAAATGGGCGGGATTTTTTAAGAAGAATAATTTTTTGGTGGGACTTTCCTTGGATGGAGATAAAAAAACTCATGATCTATTCAGAATAGACAAGGAAGGTAAAGGAACACATAATAAGGTAATGCAAACGGTGAATCTTTTTGATAAATACCATGTAGATTACAATATTTTAACTGTTGTTACATCTCAGCTTGCTAAGCATCCTCAAAGAGTTTACAACTTCTATAAAAGGAAAAACTTTGGTTTTGTTCAATTCATACCCGCTATAGAGCCGTATGAAGAGTATAATATATCCAATCCCTATTCTTTAAATCCAAAGACATATGCCTATTTTCTGAAAGTACTTTTTGATAGCTGGGAAAGAGATTTAATAAAAGGAAAATATATAAGCATTCGACTATTTGATAACCTGGTAAGAATGATTGGAGGTTATCCTCCTCAAGCGTGCGAAATGAATGGAATGTGTAGTATACAAAATGTTATTGAAGCAGATGGAAGTGTTTACCCATGTGATTTTTACGTATTTGAAAAGTATAAACTTGGAAATATAAATCAGATGAAAAGCATGGAAGGAATCTTAAAAAATGAGACTGCCAAAAAATTCATTGCGTCTTCCCTAGAACTTCCAGATGAATGTAAAAATTGTGAATGGTTCTCTTTATGTAGAAATGGTTGCAAAAGATATAGGTATGATGGTAAAAAGTACTACTTTTGTGATGTCTACAAAGAGTTTTTTGAATATTCCTATGAGAGATTGAAAAAGATTTCAGAAAACACAGAAATATTTTCACTTGGTATATAA
- a CDS encoding DUF3604 domain-containing protein, producing the protein MQEKNKKYGNLEVNVSDKIQVDGEIEFTLTYTVGSLGLAKGGSLKIIFPPYRHQETREYVQVIDYWRPGFAWAVCSEEDIKLNLEVKKVQTAFSHIKNWPDSSRILKISTSKPLKEGQKIIVSYGGVDKPWVNGASPSTRVGILSTKRRNTYLKYYVYVDIEGNKNYIPLEGFPPIQILPKSAKKVIINAPSIVKSNEEFEIKISFRDRYNNPIFDKQLDNKSLLIKNLHDGSIISAVEKSSPFSFKANIKKEGPYEIFSQDNDLKVEKAVLFCSNSLPKIFWGDPHAHSNLTPNIRDNDPGVEPSDCYDYAKNVEYLDFIALIEQTFEFDENDLVNITSETWRKMGELADHYYDSEVFATFTGFELHDRRGDTVVLFKDSLKNIPYPLNKIKRIQDVWETFKNRNFLTIPHLHRYSGGTIEKDDQDTKYGGFNFDNWKQDNPEVERLVEVFSSGWGRFEHNSHSMLLKARSNVEGNTVVDFLNKRKIWGFTASSDDHDGRPGYGGVTGVFARKCTREEIFSGLHERKSIATTHPRIILLFKINSYFLGNVVYFSKSFEEKREIEITALAPKTIKQVEIIKNGEIISSKNYSTSQYLEAKYEDSEPIKENTYYYVRLLQDDGHIAWASPIWFLKK; encoded by the coding sequence ATGCAAGAAAAAAACAAAAAATATGGAAATTTGGAAGTTAATGTTAGCGATAAAATACAGGTAGATGGAGAAATAGAATTTACTCTAACTTATACAGTAGGTTCTTTAGGTCTTGCAAAAGGTGGCAGTTTAAAAATAATTTTCCCCCCCTATAGACACCAAGAAACCCGAGAATATGTACAAGTTATTGATTATTGGAGACCAGGTTTCGCATGGGCAGTATGTAGTGAAGAAGATATTAAACTCAATTTAGAAGTAAAAAAAGTTCAAACGGCCTTTTCTCATATCAAAAACTGGCCAGACAGTAGCAGAATACTCAAAATATCTACTTCCAAACCCTTGAAAGAAGGACAAAAGATTATCGTTAGTTATGGTGGTGTTGATAAACCATGGGTAAATGGGGCATCGCCTTCAACACGAGTAGGAATTTTATCCACTAAAAGAAGGAACACTTATCTAAAATATTACGTCTATGTTGACATAGAAGGGAATAAGAACTACATACCATTAGAAGGATTTCCCCCCATTCAAATTCTTCCAAAATCAGCAAAAAAAGTAATCATTAATGCCCCTAGCATCGTAAAATCTAATGAGGAGTTTGAAATAAAAATAAGTTTTAGAGATCGTTATAATAATCCCATATTTGACAAACAATTAGATAATAAATCTTTGTTAATTAAGAACTTGCACGACGGTTCAATTATATCTGCAGTTGAAAAAAGTTCTCCCTTTTCCTTCAAAGCTAATATAAAAAAAGAAGGCCCATACGAAATTTTTAGCCAAGATAATGATCTAAAGGTAGAAAAAGCTGTCCTCTTTTGTTCGAACAGTTTGCCTAAGATTTTCTGGGGAGATCCTCATGCTCATTCTAACCTTACTCCGAATATTAGAGATAACGATCCAGGTGTTGAACCTTCAGATTGTTATGACTATGCAAAAAATGTGGAATATTTAGATTTCATAGCCCTGATAGAGCAAACTTTTGAGTTTGACGAAAATGACTTAGTTAATATCACCTCAGAAACTTGGAGAAAAATGGGAGAACTTGCCGATCATTATTATGATTCAGAAGTTTTTGCTACTTTTACAGGATTTGAGCTTCACGATCGAAGAGGAGATACTGTTGTTCTTTTCAAGGATTCATTAAAAAATATTCCTTATCCTTTAAATAAAATTAAGAGAATTCAAGATGTCTGGGAGACATTTAAAAATAGAAACTTTCTTACAATTCCACATCTTCATAGGTATTCTGGAGGAACTATAGAAAAAGATGATCAAGATACCAAATATGGGGGATTTAATTTCGATAATTGGAAACAAGATAATCCAGAAGTAGAAAGATTAGTAGAGGTGTTTTCCAGTGGATGGGGAAGATTTGAGCATAATTCCCACTCTATGCTTCTAAAAGCTAGGTCAAACGTTGAAGGAAACACTGTTGTTGATTTTTTAAACAAACGTAAAATATGGGGTTTCACCGCAAGTAGTGATGATCATGATGGACGACCGGGGTATGGAGGAGTTACTGGTGTATTCGCAAGAAAATGCACTCGAGAGGAGATATTTAGTGGATTGCATGAGCGTAAAAGTATTGCCACCACTCATCCCAGAATAATTCTCTTATTCAAAATAAATAGTTACTTTTTAGGTAATGTTGTTTATTTCTCTAAAAGTTTTGAAGAAAAAAGAGAAATCGAAATAACAGCATTAGCACCCAAAACTATTAAACAAGTAGAAATTATAAAAAATGGAGAAATTATTTCTTCAAAAAATTATTCTACTAGCCAATATTTAGAAGCAAAATACGAAGATTCAGAACCCATAAAAGAAAATACTTATTATTATGTTCGTTTGCTACAAGATGATGGACACATCGCCTGGGCAAGCCCAATTTGGTTCTTAAAAAAATAA
- a CDS encoding ABC transporter substrate-binding protein, whose product MKKGRRAFLSVVVLMIVLSTFVFGKEKITLTYWEHQFPGYVDWTQRMIKEYEKINPNVEIEFSVDYAHERLLPSMYAGTGPDISVPHDAKVVKLMMEGYLAPVRLEAFPEFNSYEDLEKVYFPGVLDLFKKDGKIYGLPINLSPHMLYVNEKLFRMAGIEPSPENIPEHWDEVCKIGGDIFEAIGKNEKGVTVYEAFDWEYAYRATWRRDDLRTIFAQYGAKFVDENGNVVVDSPQAVEAVKMMRDMINKCKTGDPNARPGGEDRSWQLFNGTLAMGVFPGGEIYKGNAAEDVVDYLKVYQFPYPRGYEQVIPVRSHVFMVNGSISQEKQIEAWKFINYLTQQWQELAVLGQMPPRMLLANGTPWYETDWFKEQADKYQSLRNLPLNELAEGRAVWQLGYELYGTDEARLHADEITDIVGDAVDRIIFMNLDVEPQLKEAKKEIEILLK is encoded by the coding sequence ATGAAGAAAGGAAGAAGAGCATTTTTAAGCGTTGTTGTTTTGATGATAGTTTTATCAACTTTTGTTTTCGGTAAGGAAAAGATCACATTAACTTATTGGGAACACCAATTTCCAGGGTACGTTGATTGGACCCAGCGAATGATTAAGGAATATGAAAAGATTAATCCAAACGTTGAAATCGAGTTTTCAGTTGATTATGCACACGAACGATTGCTACCATCGATGTATGCAGGAACGGGCCCTGATATTTCTGTTCCTCATGACGCAAAAGTTGTTAAACTCATGATGGAAGGATATTTAGCACCTGTAAGATTAGAAGCCTTCCCGGAATTCAATTCATATGAAGATCTTGAAAAGGTTTACTTCCCTGGTGTGCTTGATTTATTCAAGAAAGACGGCAAAATTTATGGATTGCCTATTAATTTGTCACCCCACATGTTGTATGTTAATGAAAAACTTTTCAGGATGGCTGGAATTGAACCGTCACCAGAAAATATTCCTGAACATTGGGATGAAGTTTGTAAAATTGGAGGAGATATTTTTGAAGCCATTGGAAAAAATGAAAAGGGAGTAACTGTTTATGAAGCTTTTGATTGGGAATATGCGTATAGGGCAACGTGGAGAAGGGATGATTTAAGAACAATATTTGCCCAATATGGTGCTAAGTTCGTAGATGAGAATGGAAATGTTGTTGTCGATAGCCCACAAGCTGTAGAAGCGGTTAAAATGATGAGAGACATGATTAATAAGTGTAAAACTGGAGATCCTAATGCCAGACCAGGTGGAGAAGATAGAAGTTGGCAATTATTCAACGGAACGCTTGCTATGGGTGTTTTCCCCGGAGGAGAAATTTATAAAGGGAATGCAGCAGAAGATGTAGTAGATTATTTAAAGGTTTATCAATTCCCATATCCCAGGGGTTATGAGCAAGTTATACCAGTAAGATCCCATGTTTTTATGGTTAATGGCAGTATAAGCCAGGAAAAACAAATAGAGGCCTGGAAATTTATAAATTACCTAACGCAACAATGGCAAGAACTGGCTGTATTAGGACAGATGCCACCTAGGATGCTCCTAGCCAATGGCACTCCATGGTATGAAACAGATTGGTTTAAAGAACAGGCCGATAAATATCAGTCGTTACGGAATTTGCCTTTAAATGAATTGGCTGAAGGTAGAGCCGTGTGGCAGCTTGGATATGAACTGTACGGTACTGATGAAGCTAGATTGCATGCAGATGAAATTACAGATATAGTGGGAGATGCTGTAGATAGAATAATTTTTATGAATTTAGATGTAGAACCTCAATTAAAGGAAGCTAAAAAAGAAATAGAGATATTATTAAAATGA
- a CDS encoding carbohydrate ABC transporter permease, protein MKKKYWGYIFYAPALLHILIFRIYPTINTAILSFYDSQQLAMGNFTLSNYQRLLSPRFLQVIWNTFYYVLGGVIIIVPISLIIALLIKNSKFSGLFKTSFFYPYTMAMVAVAIIWGFGFRQDGFVNEFLSFFGIAPKNWLGGAGHLAMPVLIFATAWRYWGYFTLIYLSGLEAIPAELYEAAKIDGANSLQSFINITLPQLRPIFSFVLVMSSVELLRQFAIPNVLTGGGPYNQTMILSLDVYRQGFYYFNVNVASAEAVVLISFAIIISIFQYRITR, encoded by the coding sequence ATGAAGAAAAAATATTGGGGATATATATTTTATGCTCCGGCATTATTACATATTTTAATTTTTAGAATTTATCCTACTATTAATACTGCTATATTATCTTTTTATGATTCCCAACAATTAGCAATGGGAAATTTTACTTTGTCCAACTATCAACGACTTTTAAGCCCAAGATTTTTACAAGTTATCTGGAATACCTTTTACTATGTACTGGGGGGAGTAATAATCATAGTACCTATTTCTTTGATAATAGCCCTTTTAATTAAGAATTCCAAATTTTCAGGTCTTTTTAAAACTTCTTTTTTTTATCCATATACGATGGCAATGGTTGCTGTCGCTATTATATGGGGATTCGGTTTTAGACAAGACGGCTTTGTTAACGAATTTTTGTCTTTTTTTGGAATAGCTCCTAAAAACTGGTTAGGTGGGGCGGGACATTTGGCGATGCCGGTGTTAATTTTTGCCACCGCTTGGAGGTATTGGGGGTATTTTACTTTAATTTATCTTTCCGGATTAGAGGCAATTCCTGCAGAATTATATGAAGCCGCTAAAATTGATGGAGCTAATTCTTTGCAATCCTTTATTAACATTACCTTACCTCAACTGAGGCCTATTTTTTCTTTTGTTTTAGTTATGAGTTCTGTAGAATTGTTAAGACAATTCGCTATACCCAACGTGTTAACAGGTGGAGGGCCATATAATCAAACAATGATATTATCTTTGGATGTCTATAGACAAGGTTTTTATTATTTTAATGTGAATGTGGCTTCTGCGGAAGCAGTCGTTCTAATATCATTCGCTATAATAATAAGTATTTTTCAATATAGAATAACTAGATAA
- a CDS encoding carbohydrate ABC transporter permease, translating to MKMRKKQNLKKWLATVILLIIAVFLLFFPLYWSIIGSFKTPNEIFSLKLPSEWKLSNYPEAWRTGNWSRYFFNSFFTSGIIALGQTFFGALAGYSLAKFRYPGKNVFFATTIATLPLSQQVIFLPLFLIVSNLGWIDSYIGLIVPILVTPFSIFLMRQYMLGISDSLIEAARLDGASEPRIFFRIILPLSKPVLIVVFILGFSGFYNNLLWPLVIIRSDKLQTISLALQQFKGTNFYRPDLILAATIMSLIPISVLFFFLQRFFMQGVSISVEKE from the coding sequence ATGAAAATGAGAAAAAAACAAAATCTAAAGAAATGGCTTGCAACAGTCATATTGTTAATAATCGCTGTATTTCTTTTATTCTTCCCTTTATATTGGTCTATAATTGGTTCTTTTAAAACACCAAATGAGATATTTTCTTTAAAATTACCATCAGAATGGAAACTTTCTAACTACCCTGAAGCCTGGCGAACAGGAAACTGGAGTAGATACTTTTTTAACAGCTTTTTTACCTCTGGAATTATTGCTCTAGGTCAAACTTTTTTTGGTGCTTTGGCTGGATATAGTTTAGCTAAATTTCGTTATCCTGGCAAGAATGTTTTCTTTGCAACTACTATAGCGACTCTACCGTTATCGCAACAAGTAATTTTTCTTCCTCTTTTTTTAATTGTATCAAACCTTGGTTGGATCGATTCTTACATAGGATTAATCGTACCAATTTTAGTGACTCCTTTTAGTATTTTCTTAATGAGACAATATATGTTAGGAATATCTGATTCATTAATCGAAGCCGCAAGGTTGGACGGCGCTAGTGAACCTCGTATCTTTTTCAGGATAATCTTACCACTAAGTAAACCTGTTCTTATTGTTGTTTTTATTCTTGGATTTTCAGGTTTTTATAATAATCTTCTGTGGCCGTTAGTTATCATTAGATCTGATAAGTTACAAACTATTTCTTTAGCTCTTCAACAATTTAAAGGTACAAACTTTTATCGTCCAGATTTGATATTAGCAGCCACAATAATGTCATTAATTCCTATTAGCGTTTTGTTTTTCTTTTTACAACGATTTTTCATGCAAGGGGTTTCAATTTCAGTAGAAAAAGAATAA